A window of the Caldalkalibacillus salinus genome harbors these coding sequences:
- a CDS encoding cupin domain-containing protein, with protein MGFLTNDPDIVESMSLMPRTVGNELSGEKVTFTKTTKDTACQSLEFVTILDPEDGIFPHRHTYLTEVFEILEGELTLRLNRETLHLKAGDQQSSVVVPPYVTHSFWNHTDQVTRFKVTMSPAGDFEPFIRIGYGLENDQLTFNYKRFPVRGKYPLFRRALRALESILGVVPKSPLMVGILGKLGGTYAPVIPIVLQKMMIHLLAAVAVRLGKDRDVEKYFLKNGTKEGVELGATYGTQPNPQQHTADRSVEVDDR; from the coding sequence ATGGGTTTTTTGACAAACGATCCAGACATCGTGGAGTCGATGAGTCTGATGCCCCGGACGGTCGGTAATGAGCTCAGCGGGGAGAAGGTCACTTTTACCAAAACAACAAAAGATACCGCTTGTCAGTCCCTTGAATTTGTCACAATACTTGACCCTGAGGACGGGATCTTTCCCCATCGCCACACGTATTTGACGGAAGTCTTTGAGATTTTAGAAGGTGAGCTCACTCTGCGTCTTAATCGTGAAACATTACACCTCAAGGCGGGAGACCAACAATCCTCAGTAGTCGTGCCCCCATACGTTACGCACAGCTTTTGGAATCACACTGATCAAGTCACACGGTTTAAGGTTACGATGTCGCCAGCGGGGGATTTTGAGCCTTTTATTCGTATCGGTTACGGATTAGAGAATGATCAACTGACCTTTAATTACAAGCGCTTTCCTGTTCGAGGAAAGTATCCTCTTTTTCGGCGGGCGTTACGTGCCTTGGAATCTATATTAGGCGTCGTACCTAAGAGTCCGCTCATGGTGGGGATACTCGGAAAATTAGGTGGAACCTACGCCCCCGTCATCCCCATCGTATTGCAAAAAATGATGATCCACCTTCTAGCGGCAGTCGCAGTTCGTTTAGGGAAGGATCGTGACGTGGAGAAGTACTTTTTGAAAAATGGTACCAAGGAGGGAGTGGAGCTTGGAGCCACGTATGGAACACAACCTAACCCCCAGCAACACACAGCAGATAGAAGCGTGGAAGTTGATGATCGTTGA
- a CDS encoding histidine kinase, with protein sequence MEPRMEHNLTPSNTQQIEAWKLMIVDDEEEVHQVTKLVLNQFAYEGKPLQFISAYTAQEAQEMIKAHPDTAVILLDVVMEKDDAGLRFVHYVRDAMLNKNVRIILRTGQPGQAPEKRVIQDYDINDYKEKTELTAQKLYSSVYTSLKTYNMMSEIEASKMQLQQYAHALTYVNESLEQKVKIKTQHLEEKNRALRESIWGTMTAMVEVSVLEERTKMAKEIHDIAGHTFTGTIVQCEWLKHLIQEEPEQALLKADQLQNHLRQGLEKIRATVKTVYTNARDSHVEFHRLVRHLLEETERHMHVTIGYKQKNQDELEQLPTDLQKLLFHALQEGLTNGIRHGKSTEFQFKLIYKNGLIDFQLQDNGIGTDHVTYGFGLTMMQEQVEAWNGEFFFQSKPGKGSTLSIVIPYERSATNTRGETATGELNISRMNSS encoded by the coding sequence TTGGAGCCACGTATGGAACACAACCTAACCCCCAGCAACACACAGCAGATAGAAGCGTGGAAGTTGATGATCGTTGACGATGAAGAAGAAGTGCACCAAGTCACGAAGCTGGTGTTAAACCAATTTGCTTATGAAGGGAAACCACTGCAATTTATCAGTGCATACACGGCCCAGGAGGCTCAAGAGATGATTAAAGCACACCCTGATACCGCTGTCATACTACTAGATGTGGTCATGGAGAAGGATGATGCAGGCTTGCGCTTTGTTCACTATGTGCGGGATGCCATGTTAAACAAGAATGTACGCATCATTCTGCGTACAGGTCAACCTGGTCAAGCGCCAGAGAAACGAGTCATTCAAGATTATGATATCAACGATTACAAGGAGAAGACTGAACTTACAGCACAGAAGCTGTACTCCTCTGTCTACACTTCACTCAAAACTTACAACATGATGTCAGAAATAGAAGCATCCAAAATGCAGCTCCAACAATATGCCCACGCATTGACATATGTCAATGAATCGCTCGAGCAAAAAGTGAAAATCAAAACACAGCATCTCGAAGAAAAAAACAGAGCGTTACGTGAATCGATATGGGGGACCATGACAGCGATGGTTGAAGTTTCCGTATTAGAGGAAAGGACGAAAATGGCTAAGGAAATACATGATATCGCAGGCCACACCTTCACAGGGACGATCGTTCAGTGTGAATGGCTCAAGCATCTGATTCAGGAAGAACCAGAGCAAGCATTGCTCAAAGCAGACCAACTGCAGAATCATCTACGTCAAGGGTTAGAAAAAATCAGGGCCACCGTCAAGACGGTATATACCAATGCCCGTGACTCTCATGTTGAATTCCATCGTTTGGTGCGACACTTGCTTGAAGAGACTGAACGACATATGCACGTCACGATAGGATATAAACAAAAAAATCAAGATGAACTAGAACAGTTGCCGACGGACCTGCAAAAACTCCTCTTTCACGCTTTACAAGAAGGCCTAACCAACGGCATACGTCACGGGAAGAGTACAGAGTTTCAATTTAAATTAATCTATAAAAATGGTCTCATAGACTTTCAGCTACAAGACAATGGGATTGGAACGGACCATGTGACATATGGCTTCGGGTTGACGATGATGCAGGAACAAGTGGAGGCGTGGAACGGAGAATTCTTTTTCCAGTCTAAACCGGGCAAGGGTAGCACTTTGAGTATTGTCATTCCTTATGAACGTTCGGCTACAAACACGAGGGGGGAGACGGCAACCGGTGAGCTGAACATATCTCGCATGAACTCATCGTGA
- a CDS encoding response regulator transcription factor — protein MEKIPVMIVEDQTILREGLEAILNLEEDIQVVATAKNGLEAYDLVSHHLPRIVLMDIEMPVMNGHESLKKIKAEYPEVRLIMFTTFPNDDYLVEALIHGASGYLLKDIPHKKLVQAIRDCDQGDMMLPTSLAAKLAAHLRNQQFSEGSEGSEGRPSISFTEREKDIAKLMLAGQTNREIAQTLFLTEGTTKNYISTLYSKLGTNDRGKAIVYLSHFGLE, from the coding sequence GTGGAGAAGATACCCGTGATGATCGTAGAGGATCAGACGATACTGCGTGAGGGACTGGAAGCGATTTTAAATCTGGAGGAAGATATACAGGTTGTCGCAACGGCCAAGAACGGGTTAGAGGCCTATGACCTTGTCTCCCACCATCTTCCTCGAATTGTGCTCATGGATATAGAAATGCCCGTCATGAATGGACACGAAAGCTTAAAAAAGATTAAAGCCGAATATCCAGAGGTGAGATTAATTATGTTCACCACTTTCCCCAATGATGACTATTTAGTAGAAGCGCTAATCCATGGGGCGAGTGGGTATCTGTTAAAGGATATCCCCCATAAAAAGCTCGTCCAAGCCATCCGAGATTGCGATCAAGGGGACATGATGCTTCCCACATCACTGGCAGCTAAGCTGGCGGCACATCTCCGGAACCAGCAGTTCAGTGAAGGAAGTGAAGGAAGCGAAGGAAGGCCATCCATCTCCTTTACAGAGAGAGAAAAGGACATTGCCAAGCTCATGTTAGCAGGTCAAACGAACAGAGAAATAGCACAAACGTTGTTTTTAACGGAAGGGACCACTAAGAACTATATTTCAACACTTTATAGTAAACTAGGCACAAACGATAGAGGTAAGGCCATAGTTTATCTTAGTCATTTCGGACTAGAGTAG
- a CDS encoding DUF4007 family protein — protein sequence MGFGQHQSFYLRTYWLRKAIQQLDKNNRFFYEKEASELIGLGTNMVKSLKHWIEATDICESEKRNSDNKVIHSISPFGKIFDDYDPYIEINDTISIIHYHIVDNVDPSTTWYWLFNEYEKNSFDKNEALNDLIAWINKNYESKNSSDTLERDLDCLIKQYFSRIKSDDPEEVIQSPLSSLNLLEEIDGRIYKKNPKFEDIGLTALMYVILGYGQSEISIDEIENSKKLWGKVFNLQRSEIVRAIEQLVNTSKYPLVFDRTNRLDIVRVTLVDPIEFLKEEYVRKERALR from the coding sequence TTGGGGTTTGGACAACATCAAAGCTTTTATCTTAGAACTTATTGGTTAAGAAAGGCTATACAACAACTTGATAAAAACAATAGATTTTTCTACGAGAAAGAGGCATCGGAATTAATAGGTTTAGGAACTAATATGGTAAAGTCACTAAAACATTGGATTGAGGCAACTGATATCTGTGAGTCTGAAAAACGTAATAGTGATAACAAAGTAATACATAGTATTTCTCCATTTGGAAAAATTTTTGATGATTATGATCCATATATTGAGATAAACGATACCATAAGTATTATTCATTATCATATTGTTGATAATGTTGATCCTTCAACAACATGGTATTGGCTATTTAATGAATATGAAAAAAATTCATTCGATAAAAATGAAGCTTTAAATGATTTAATTGCATGGATAAACAAAAACTATGAATCTAAGAATTCATCTGACACCTTGGAAAGGGATCTTGATTGCTTAATTAAACAATATTTTTCAAGAATTAAATCAGATGATCCGGAGGAAGTTATTCAGAGTCCGCTATCATCCTTGAATTTGCTTGAAGAAATAGATGGTAGGATTTATAAAAAGAATCCCAAATTTGAAGATATTGGTCTAACAGCTTTAATGTACGTAATATTAGGGTATGGTCAATCTGAAATTTCTATTGATGAAATTGAGAATAGCAAAAAACTTTGGGGCAAGGTTTTTAATTTACAGAGAAGTGAGATTGTTAGGGCAATTGAGCAGTTAGTAAACACTTCTAAATATCCCCTTGTATTCGATAGAACTAATAGGTTGGACATAGTTAGAGTTACTCTTGTGGATCCAATTGAATTTTTGAAAGAAGAGTATGTTAGAAAAGAAAGGGCATTAAGATGA
- a CDS encoding phosphoadenosine phosphosulfate reductase family protein yields the protein MYGREPIYIAMFSGGAASSYVAYLMVQKHGAEKSQLFFTDTLWEHKDNKRFMIEIAEKIGIDIKTVRDGRTPEEVFEETKFLGNSRLAKCSSELKVHQTMVYLEELRDQGYEPILYFGIGKHEKRRREGIERLYNHFLLPRDGEEQPVKTVFPLYESNISDDEIKEIITKDWEIELPEMYHLGFSHANCGGRCVRGGFNHYKHLYETWPSVYIEQEEMESRLRDQLGDVTILKRNGKPFTLEEYRKELDKDSEVAKKLAEETDIPCVCHYA from the coding sequence ATGTATGGTAGAGAACCAATATATATTGCAATGTTTAGCGGTGGTGCGGCAAGTTCCTATGTTGCATACTTGATGGTTCAAAAACATGGTGCAGAGAAGTCCCAGTTGTTTTTTACTGATACACTTTGGGAACACAAAGATAATAAGCGCTTTATGATAGAGATAGCTGAGAAAATCGGTATAGATATCAAAACTGTAAGAGATGGAAGAACACCAGAAGAAGTATTTGAGGAGACTAAATTCTTAGGTAACTCTAGGCTTGCAAAATGTTCATCTGAATTAAAGGTTCATCAGACAATGGTGTATCTTGAAGAGTTGCGTGATCAAGGATATGAACCAATTCTTTACTTTGGAATTGGCAAACATGAGAAGCGAAGAAGAGAAGGGATTGAGAGATTATATAATCACTTCTTACTTCCCCGTGACGGTGAAGAACAACCAGTAAAAACTGTATTTCCTCTCTATGAGAGTAATATTTCCGATGATGAAATAAAAGAAATAATCACAAAAGATTGGGAAATTGAACTACCTGAAATGTATCATTTAGGATTCTCTCATGCCAATTGTGGTGGAAGATGTGTAAGGGGTGGATTTAACCACTATAAGCATTTATATGAGACTTGGCCGAGTGTTTATATTGAACAAGAAGAAATGGAAAGCAGACTTAGGGATCAATTAGGTGATGTTACTATCCTTAAAAGGAATGGAAAGCCTTTTACCTTAGAGGAATACAGAAAAGAGTTAGACAAAGACTCTGAAGTAGCAAAAAAATTGGCTGAAGAAACAGATATACCTTGTGTATGTCATTATGCTTAG
- a CDS encoding sacsin N-terminal ATP-binding-like domain-containing protein yields MKKDKYFEIALNTSTSKIFNELKNIKESSDAKKNEIRRRWIWELIQNASDCTPKDSSINISLEVAYDRISFSHDGTPFSYDNLFSLITQCSEKQLSEDKLTGKFGTGFMSTFLLSEIVELEGTFICENGNRTDMNFTIDRTNGTYPDIRNKTEEMLSELDTLNHSTNGDMEKVNKTKFIYNLNGTPESLAAVKQGVDDLIASLPYLLAFNQNINSINYNGLIYERATTDSIPSPLDRNIFSIKTNNVENDTPKYILCLKRNNVTIACPVTYDFDTALLSFLRIPENMPKLFCNFPLIGSEDYAFPIIVNSDLFDVEIDRNAIRDGNAENKKIIEEAVYLYKKLIDYCTDNVTTRDEFKICLLKSGQYYGLQKYCYDEIKDYIEKKPLIPINSPSSDYERMSYLDDSGDIQIHLPKAKKGDNDLLFWELFTDGGYVNIPTRDTFLGWRKVFGGNFYLEHINSMLKEMNIAEFNGYFKDEFKTCEWLNRFYSLWVDDESMEEVIISAFVPTQENNFRHVSNVSCDSNINEELKGILFELDSSYKKKLLNLNISAFDSFYEKNPLKLQDTKSCADLIEHKVTAILSEETVNQAERNNEVQVTFNKLTDFFLKEPKLAEDFLPKSLSKRMLLSTPEETLRRMKIAEKVERNGIDMKGLDELINNQQQIKNILANPQLDLEQIRELLKHVVTSTSEMRKYFEALLERSVSNVYSYLKELQRYSLPTTLEEWKANQYTETIFPIKKDEKELTIVIRPTDGDQIIFHDDGELEVLDSTEYELWTDNGTEQKNITLGDLLKTTGISKIPLRKL; encoded by the coding sequence TTGAAAAAAGATAAATATTTCGAAATTGCATTAAATACAAGCACAAGTAAAATATTCAACGAATTAAAAAATATTAAAGAGTCTTCAGATGCAAAAAAAAATGAAATTCGTCGCAGATGGATATGGGAACTAATTCAAAATGCTTCTGATTGTACACCTAAAGACAGTTCGATTAACATATCTTTAGAAGTTGCGTATGATAGAATTTCCTTCAGTCATGATGGAACACCTTTTTCATATGACAATCTATTCTCGTTAATAACTCAGTGTTCTGAAAAACAACTATCTGAAGATAAATTGACAGGAAAATTTGGTACGGGATTTATGTCTACTTTTTTATTATCGGAGATTGTTGAACTTGAAGGGACTTTTATTTGCGAAAATGGTAACAGGACTGATATGAATTTTACCATTGACCGTACTAATGGAACCTATCCTGATATTAGAAATAAAACAGAAGAAATGTTAAGTGAGTTAGATACTTTAAACCATAGCACTAATGGAGATATGGAGAAAGTAAATAAAACAAAATTCATTTACAATCTTAACGGAACCCCTGAATCATTAGCTGCAGTTAAACAGGGGGTAGATGATTTAATAGCATCATTACCCTATCTATTAGCATTTAATCAAAATATAAATTCAATTAATTATAATGGCTTAATTTATGAAAGAGCAACTACCGATTCTATACCTTCTCCATTAGATAGAAACATATTCTCTATAAAAACTAACAATGTTGAAAACGATACTCCGAAGTATATACTCTGTCTAAAACGGAACAACGTAACAATCGCTTGCCCTGTTACATATGATTTCGATACTGCTTTATTGTCATTTTTAAGAATTCCTGAGAATATGCCAAAGTTATTTTGTAACTTCCCATTAATAGGAAGCGAGGACTACGCATTTCCTATCATTGTGAATTCTGATTTATTTGATGTTGAAATAGATCGTAACGCTATAAGAGATGGTAATGCAGAGAATAAAAAGATAATTGAAGAAGCTGTTTATTTATATAAAAAATTAATAGACTATTGTACTGATAATGTAACTACTAGAGACGAATTTAAAATATGTTTATTAAAAAGTGGCCAGTATTATGGTCTTCAAAAATATTGCTATGATGAAATTAAGGATTATATAGAGAAAAAACCCCTTATTCCAATTAACAGCCCTTCTTCCGATTACGAAAGAATGTCTTATTTAGATGATTCTGGAGACATTCAAATTCATCTACCGAAAGCAAAAAAGGGAGACAATGATCTTTTATTTTGGGAATTATTCACTGATGGTGGATATGTTAATATACCTACAAGAGATACCTTCTTAGGTTGGAGAAAGGTATTTGGTGGTAACTTCTATTTAGAACACATTAATTCGATGCTCAAAGAAATGAATATTGCCGAATTTAACGGATATTTTAAAGACGAATTCAAAACATGCGAGTGGTTAAATAGATTTTATTCATTATGGGTTGATGATGAAAGTATGGAAGAGGTTATTATATCTGCATTTGTTCCAACGCAAGAAAATAATTTCCGGCATGTTAGCAATGTCTCTTGTGATTCAAATATCAATGAGGAATTAAAAGGGATTTTATTTGAGTTAGATTCATCCTATAAAAAGAAGTTACTGAATCTTAACATTTCAGCATTTGATTCCTTTTATGAAAAAAATCCTTTAAAACTACAAGATACGAAGTCATGTGCTGATTTAATAGAGCATAAAGTAACAGCTATTCTTTCAGAAGAGACAGTTAATCAAGCAGAGAGAAACAATGAAGTACAAGTGACTTTTAATAAACTGACCGATTTCTTTTTAAAGGAACCTAAATTAGCTGAAGATTTCCTTCCTAAGAGTTTATCCAAAAGAATGCTGTTATCAACACCTGAAGAAACTTTAAGAAGAATGAAAATTGCTGAAAAAGTTGAACGAAATGGAATAGATATGAAAGGTTTAGATGAACTCATAAATAACCAACAACAAATCAAAAATATTTTAGCAAACCCACAATTAGACCTCGAACAAATAAGAGAATTATTAAAGCATGTTGTAACTTCGACGTCTGAAATGCGAAAGTATTTCGAAGCCTTATTAGAAAGAAGTGTTTCCAATGTCTATAGTTACTTAAAAGAATTACAGCGATATAGTCTTCCAACAACTTTAGAAGAATGGAAAGCTAATCAATACACTGAAACGATATTCCCTATTAAAAAAGATGAAAAAGAATTAACAATTGTCATTCGCCCAACTGATGGTGACCAAATTATTTTTCATGATGATGGAGAATTAGAAGTTCTTGATAGTACAGAGTATGAGTTATGGACAGATAATGGTACTGAGCAAAAGAATATAACATTGGGTGATCTCCTCAAAACAACCGGTATCTCGAAGATACCTCTTAGGAAATTATAA
- a CDS encoding TIR domain-containing protein produces MRTKEEIIQAIKNSDRKNKIYIHPVLTPEKAAKYISAFSNESGGDIILGVQDDGRLLRVKNYSIPFQVEKVFKFLNINVKCIIKNFQFEGKKLCYISIDKSVDLVKAEGIPYIINPNGDLVELKTKTVFLSYCHADADLADIVEKSLNKHDDISVSRDINITQYRDDLDGFMKTIRNHDFVVSIVTSKYLESLNCMYEITELMKDSDFNEKLLFIIVNNDDAKYYKEENKYANTEAGIYDFNKRLSYITYWNNRGKEMENSLKSADLPSEMTAEFALEKRKLVSIIPSTSSFMSLLQNKIGRSFNNIKENDFKDILDVIKG; encoded by the coding sequence TTGAGAACAAAAGAAGAAATTATACAAGCTATAAAAAATAGCGACAGAAAAAATAAAATATATATACATCCGGTTTTAACTCCTGAAAAAGCAGCTAAATATATTTCTGCTTTTTCAAATGAAAGCGGGGGCGATATAATTTTGGGTGTACAAGACGATGGACGTTTGCTAAGAGTTAAAAATTATTCAATCCCCTTCCAAGTAGAAAAAGTATTTAAATTTTTAAATATCAATGTAAAGTGTATAATTAAAAATTTTCAATTTGAAGGTAAGAAACTTTGTTATATTTCCATTGACAAATCAGTGGATTTAGTCAAGGCTGAAGGCATACCTTATATAATTAATCCGAATGGAGACTTGGTAGAATTGAAAACAAAAACCGTATTCCTTTCTTATTGTCATGCTGATGCTGACCTTGCAGATATCGTTGAGAAAAGTTTAAATAAACATGATGATATTAGCGTAAGTAGAGATATAAACATAACTCAATATAGAGATGATTTGGATGGATTCATGAAAACAATTAGAAATCATGATTTTGTCGTTTCAATTGTTACTAGTAAATATTTGGAATCTTTAAATTGTATGTATGAAATTACAGAGTTAATGAAAGATTCTGATTTTAATGAAAAGTTATTGTTCATTATCGTTAACAACGATGACGCTAAATATTATAAGGAAGAGAATAAATATGCAAATACTGAAGCGGGTATTTATGATTTTAATAAGCGTTTATCTTACATAACGTACTGGAATAATAGAGGGAAGGAAATGGAGAATAGTCTTAAAAGTGCAGACCTTCCATCCGAAATGACTGCCGAATTTGCACTTGAAAAAAGAAAATTAGTTTCGATAATTCCCTCAACAAGTAGTTTTATGAGCTTATTACAAAATAAAATAGGCAGGTCATTTAATAACATTAAAGAAAATGATTTCAAGGATATTTTAGATGTAATTAAAGGTTGA